A stretch of the Janthinobacterium sp. B9-8 genome encodes the following:
- the pgl gene encoding 6-phosphogluconolactonase, protein MSSLSWHEYSSKDELDHQLADFIAEQLSAAIAARGQAGIAVSGGRTPAGMFKALRVKELDWSKVVITLADERWVAPDHADSNERLTRENLLQDKAAQATFISQVSNAASAHEGQAAIEERLAALPSPLDVLILGMGDDGHTASLFPNAAELEAACVSDALCAAVTPPAAPHQRITLTLPTLAKARSVIVHITGDSKKALLQTALLEQKPATELFPIRRVLDKCNGLKQVFWAT, encoded by the coding sequence ATGTCATCACTGTCATGGCACGAATATTCGTCAAAAGACGAATTAGATCATCAATTGGCTGATTTTATCGCTGAGCAATTAAGTGCAGCCATTGCGGCGCGTGGTCAGGCAGGAATTGCAGTATCAGGGGGAAGAACCCCCGCCGGCATGTTTAAAGCCTTGCGAGTAAAAGAATTAGACTGGTCAAAAGTAGTCATCACACTGGCGGACGAGCGCTGGGTTGCCCCCGATCACGCGGATAGCAATGAGCGTCTTACCCGTGAGAATCTCTTGCAGGATAAAGCTGCCCAAGCGACTTTTATTTCACAAGTATCAAATGCGGCCAGCGCGCATGAAGGCCAAGCGGCCATTGAAGAACGCCTTGCCGCCCTGCCGTCCCCGCTGGATGTGCTGATTTTAGGTATGGGAGATGATGGCCATACTGCATCGCTCTTCCCCAATGCAGCCGAGCTGGAAGCCGCCTGTGTATCAGACGCCCTTTGTGCTGCAGTCACCCCGCCAGCAGCGCCCCATCAGCGCATTACGCTCACTCTGCCTACACTGGCAAAAGCCCGTTCGGTAATCGTACATATCACTGGCGACAGTAAAAAAGCATTATTGCAAACGGCCTTGCTTGAGCAAAAACCAGCCACTGAGCTATTCCCTATCCGCCGTGTGCTGGATAAGTGCAATGGACTCAAACAGGTATTTTGGGCTACTTGA
- the hexR gene encoding transcriptional regulator HexR, translated as MLERIKAALDSLSKSERKVAELVIEQPNLVANAPIAQIADLALVSQPTVIRFCRSLNCSGLQDFKLRLTRSLVSGVPYVHSMVSRDDSAHDLARKLFDNNISHLLRCRNELDTEVLERAITIMSNAKKIEVYGQGQSGAVAIDAQNKFFRLGVPTVSYTDPHMHGMSASMLGPGDAVVAVSNSGRTLDLLRSVEIARDAGADVIGITHSKSPLAKRCSLCLYADTMEDPDLYTPMITRIVHLVIIDVLAVGVALRRGPELIDQLEKMKRSLKEKRVRGHDNYS; from the coding sequence ATGCTCGAACGTATCAAGGCCGCACTCGATAGCCTCAGCAAATCAGAACGCAAAGTGGCAGAGCTGGTGATTGAGCAACCCAATCTGGTCGCTAATGCACCCATTGCGCAAATTGCCGACTTAGCGCTGGTTTCACAACCCACCGTGATTCGATTCTGTCGCTCACTCAACTGCTCTGGCTTGCAGGATTTCAAATTGCGTCTTACACGCAGCTTGGTGTCTGGCGTGCCTTATGTGCACTCTATGGTGAGCCGTGATGATTCGGCGCACGATCTGGCACGCAAATTATTCGACAATAATATTTCACATTTGCTGCGCTGCCGTAATGAACTCGATACCGAGGTCTTAGAGCGCGCGATCACCATTATGTCGAATGCCAAGAAAATTGAAGTCTACGGCCAGGGGCAATCCGGTGCGGTAGCGATTGATGCACAGAACAAGTTTTTCCGCTTAGGCGTGCCAACTGTTTCATACACCGATCCGCATATGCACGGCATGAGCGCATCGATGCTCGGGCCAGGGGATGCTGTTGTGGCTGTTTCTAACTCGGGCCGCACACTCGATTTACTGCGCTCGGTAGAAATTGCCCGTGATGCCGGAGCCGATGTCATCGGTATTACCCATTCCAAATCGCCATTGGCCAAGCGTTGCTCGCTTTGCCTTTATGCCGACACAATGGAAGACCCCGATCTTTACACCCCAATGATCACTCGTATTGTGCACCTGGTGATTATTGACGTACTCGCCGTAGGCGTAGCACTCAGACGCGGACCAGAACTCATAGACCAGCTCGAAAAAATGAAGCGCAGCCTCAAAGAAAAGCGTGTTCGTGGTCATGACAACTACAGCTGA
- the lpdA gene encoding dihydrolipoyl dehydrogenase: MSNLIEIKVPDIGGHDNVDIIEVFVKVGDTVAVEESLIALETDKATMEVPSTHAGVVKEVKVAVGGKVSEGSLLVILEVAATATATPAAAPSPAAAAAPAPAPQAAPVAGSHTGVADYECEMVVLGGGPGGYSAAFRAADLGMKTIVVERFSKLGGVCLNVGCIPSKALLHNAAVIDEVKHLAANGIKFGEPEIDIDALRGFKEKVIGKLTTGLAGMAKARKVEFVRGVARFIDPHHMEVQITSGDGKEVTGETKIIKFQKAIIAAGSSVFKLPFVPNDPRVVDSTGALELKSVPKRMLILGGGIIGLEMGTVYSTLGARLDVVEMLDGLMQGADRDLVKVWEKWNSHRFDNIMLKTKTVALEAKEDGIWATFEGENAPKEPQCYDLVLHATGRVPNGGKVGAENAGVIVTDRGFIPVDNQMRTNVPHIFAIGDLVGQPMLAHKAVHEAHVAAENAADHKAFFDARVIPGVAYTDPEVAWVGVTEDEAKKNGINYGKGVFPWAASGRAIANGRDEGFTKLIFDQDTKQIIGGAIVGPHAGDMIGEICLAIEMGCDAVDIGKTIHPHPTMGESIGMAAEVFKGVCTDLPPQKKK, translated from the coding sequence ATGAGCAATCTAATCGAAATTAAAGTCCCCGATATCGGCGGCCATGACAATGTGGATATCATCGAAGTCTTCGTTAAAGTCGGCGACACGGTGGCCGTTGAAGAATCCCTGATTGCGCTAGAAACCGATAAAGCGACGATGGAAGTGCCTTCTACCCATGCTGGCGTAGTGAAAGAAGTCAAAGTCGCCGTGGGCGGCAAAGTTTCTGAAGGTAGCTTGCTGGTGATTTTAGAAGTGGCAGCAACTGCCACCGCTACTCCAGCCGCAGCGCCAAGCCCAGCAGCGGCTGCCGCTCCTGCCCCAGCACCACAAGCCGCCCCAGTTGCAGGCAGCCACACGGGTGTCGCTGATTACGAATGCGAAATGGTGGTACTCGGTGGTGGTCCAGGTGGCTACTCCGCGGCTTTCCGTGCTGCTGACCTTGGCATGAAAACCATCGTCGTTGAGCGTTTTTCTAAGCTAGGCGGTGTGTGTTTAAACGTCGGTTGTATTCCTTCTAAAGCCCTGCTGCACAATGCGGCGGTGATTGATGAAGTGAAACACTTGGCGGCCAACGGGATTAAGTTTGGCGAGCCAGAGATTGATATCGATGCGCTACGTGGCTTTAAAGAAAAAGTAATTGGTAAGCTGACTACGGGCTTAGCCGGTATGGCCAAGGCACGTAAAGTAGAATTCGTACGTGGCGTGGCGCGCTTTATTGATCCTCACCATATGGAAGTACAAATCACTTCGGGTGATGGCAAAGAAGTCACTGGCGAGACCAAAATCATCAAGTTCCAGAAAGCGATTATCGCTGCTGGCTCTTCAGTATTTAAGCTACCCTTTGTGCCGAATGATCCACGCGTGGTCGATTCAACCGGCGCGCTGGAGCTGAAATCTGTACCCAAACGCATGCTGATTTTGGGCGGCGGGATTATTGGTCTGGAAATGGGCACGGTTTACTCCACACTGGGCGCACGCCTTGATGTGGTGGAAATGCTCGACGGCCTGATGCAGGGCGCAGATCGCGACCTCGTTAAAGTATGGGAAAAATGGAATTCCCATCGCTTTGACAACATCATGCTCAAGACCAAAACTGTCGCACTAGAAGCTAAAGAAGACGGCATCTGGGCCACTTTTGAAGGCGAAAATGCCCCAAAAGAGCCGCAATGCTACGACCTCGTACTGCATGCAACTGGCCGCGTACCTAACGGCGGCAAAGTCGGCGCAGAAAACGCTGGTGTGATCGTAACCGATCGCGGCTTTATCCCTGTCGACAATCAAATGCGCACCAATGTGCCGCATATTTTTGCGATTGGCGATTTGGTTGGCCAGCCTATGCTGGCACACAAAGCCGTGCACGAAGCGCACGTTGCTGCTGAAAATGCAGCGGATCACAAAGCCTTCTTTGATGCCCGCGTGATTCCTGGCGTGGCCTATACCGATCCTGAAGTCGCCTGGGTAGGTGTCACCGAAGATGAAGCCAAGAAAAATGGCATCAACTACGGTAAAGGCGTATTCCCATGGGCCGCATCTGGCCGTGCTATTGCCAATGGCCGTGACGAAGGCTTTACCAAGTTGATCTTTGATCAAGATACCAAGCAAATCATCGGCGGTGCGATTGTTGGCCCACACGCTGGCGATATGATCGGTGAAATTTGCCTTGCCATCGAAATGGGTTGCGATGCCGTAGATATCGGCAAAACCATCCACCCTCACCCAACCATGGGCGAATCGATTGGTATGGCTGCCGAAGTATTCAAAGGCGTATGCACGGATCTGCCACCGCAGAAAAAGAAGTAA
- the zwf gene encoding glucose-6-phosphate dehydrogenase → MTPIDAFDMVLFGGTGDLVMRKLLPALYHQHQEGNLPQEGRIVCLGRSVPDTAAYLKKAHALAVGYLGRHYNDTDWSSFAARIEYLQLDANHPAEFSKLADALNAFPKRVRVFYLSTAPDLFAPISKSLSEAGLAAGNARVVLEKPLGHDLASSNKINDEVGEYFQEHQIYRIDHYLGKEPVQNLMALRFANTLLEPLWRREWIRDVQITVTEQVGVESRADFYDKTGALRDMVQNHLLQLLTIVAMEPPASIDADAVRDEKLKILRALKPLTTEDVHTKVVRGQYRAGAVDGKPVQGYLTEPDVPAHSKTETFVALKAEIQTWRWAGVPFYLRTGKRLSERLAEIVINFRETPHSIYGRTASTPNRLVIQLQPAESVRLYMMAKEPGNQGRLRPVHLDMDFKEIFQTRSPEAYERLLLDVIRGDLSLFVRRDEQRAAWKWVEPIIDNWESSPDGPKPYTAGTWGPAASSALLSRDGLCWHEEA, encoded by the coding sequence ATGACTCCGATCGACGCTTTCGACATGGTGCTGTTCGGCGGCACTGGCGACTTGGTAATGCGTAAATTGCTACCAGCGCTGTACCACCAACATCAAGAAGGCAATCTGCCCCAAGAAGGGCGCATTGTCTGTCTGGGCCGCAGTGTTCCAGACACTGCTGCCTACCTCAAAAAAGCCCATGCTTTAGCCGTTGGCTACTTAGGGCGCCACTATAATGATACAGATTGGTCCTCGTTTGCTGCGCGTATTGAATACTTGCAGCTGGATGCCAATCATCCCGCAGAATTCAGTAAGCTAGCTGATGCACTCAATGCATTTCCAAAACGTGTTCGCGTATTTTATCTGTCGACTGCACCTGATTTATTTGCCCCGATCTCCAAGAGTTTGTCCGAAGCTGGCCTTGCTGCTGGCAACGCCCGCGTCGTGCTTGAAAAACCATTGGGACACGATTTAGCTTCATCAAACAAGATTAATGATGAAGTCGGTGAATATTTCCAAGAACATCAAATTTATCGAATCGACCATTATCTGGGCAAAGAACCGGTCCAGAACCTAATGGCTTTACGCTTTGCCAATACCTTGCTTGAGCCGCTCTGGCGCAGAGAATGGATACGCGACGTACAAATTACCGTTACCGAGCAAGTAGGCGTTGAATCCCGTGCCGATTTCTACGATAAAACCGGCGCATTGCGCGATATGGTGCAAAACCATCTCTTGCAGCTACTGACCATTGTTGCGATGGAGCCACCAGCATCGATCGATGCCGATGCTGTACGTGATGAAAAGCTCAAAATCTTACGTGCCTTAAAACCGCTCACAACCGAAGACGTTCACACCAAGGTTGTTCGTGGCCAATACCGCGCGGGTGCAGTGGATGGCAAACCTGTGCAAGGCTACCTGACCGAGCCTGATGTTCCGGCCCATTCAAAAACCGAAACCTTTGTGGCCCTTAAAGCAGAAATCCAGACTTGGCGCTGGGCGGGTGTACCGTTTTATCTACGCACAGGTAAGCGCTTATCCGAGCGCCTTGCCGAGATCGTGATTAACTTCCGCGAAACCCCGCACTCCATTTATGGCCGTACAGCCAGCACGCCAAATCGCTTGGTTATTCAGCTACAGCCTGCCGAATCTGTACGTCTTTATATGATGGCAAAAGAGCCGGGCAATCAAGGTCGTTTACGCCCTGTGCATCTGGATATGGATTTCAAAGAAATCTTCCAAACCCGCAGCCCGGAAGCATACGAGCGCCTGTTGCTTGATGTGATTCGCGGAGATCTATCGTTATTTGTACGCCGTGACGAGCAACGTGCAGCCTGGAAATGGGTTGAGCCTATTATCGACAACTGGGAAAGCAGCCCGGATGGTCCTAAGCCGTATACTGCCGGCACTTGGGGTCCTGCTGCCTCATCAGCCCTGCTATCGCGCGACGGCCTTTGCTGGCACGAAGAAGCTTAA
- the aceE gene encoding pyruvate dehydrogenase (acetyl-transferring), homodimeric type, translating to MAEQLHDLDPQETQEWLESLDSVLEKEGAERAHFLVEKLVDHARQDGVNIPYTATTAYINTIPAHLQAKHPGKPNLEERILAYTRWNAAAMVVKANRDEAEPGGHISSFASAATLYDIGWNHFWHAPSENHGGDLVYFQGHSAPGVYARAFLEGRITEDQLNKFRREVEGGGLSSYPHPWLMPDFWQFPTVSMGLGPLMAIYQARFMKYLDDRGFKQKGDRKVWCFCGDGEMDEPESLGAISLAGREKLDNLIFVINCNLQRLDGPVRGNGKIIQELEGDFRGSGWNVIKVVWGTGWDAILAQDKKGLLQKRMMEVVDGEYQTYKSKNGAYVREHFFGAYPELLDLVAAMSDDDIWRLTRGGNDLYKVYAAYKAASEHKNQPTLLLVKTVKGFGVGAAGESQNVAHNTKKLSDTDLLYLRDRFNIPLTDEEAIACKFYRPADDSQELKHMHERRSALGGFVPSRKPIDEPLEVPGLDALQGLLGSSGEREMSTTMAFVRILNTLVKDKKIGNRIVPIVPDESRTFGMEGMFRQLGIWSHVGQLYEPQDADQLMFYKESKTGQVLQEGINEAGAMSDWIAAATSYANHGVTMIPFYIYYSMFGFQRIGDLAWAAGDLRARGFLVGGTAGRTTLNGEGLQHQDGHGHLFAEFIPNCVSYDPTFAYELAVIVQDGMRRMYQNQENIYYYLSVMNENYSHPAMPEGSAAGILRGMYMFQEGAKDAALKVQLIGSGTIFREVIAAADLLKADFGIDADIWSCPSFNELRRDGMAVERHNMLNPMAAQQVPYVTECLTGRTGPVIAATDYKRAFADQVREYVPAKYVVLGCDGYGRSDSRKALRSFFEVDRYHVAIAALKALADEGKIPAAKVAEALEKYGIAANRPAPWTV from the coding sequence ATGGCAGAGCAGCTTCATGACCTCGATCCCCAAGAAACGCAAGAATGGCTAGAGTCACTCGATAGCGTCCTCGAAAAAGAAGGCGCAGAGCGCGCCCATTTCCTGGTTGAAAAGCTAGTCGATCATGCACGCCAAGATGGCGTCAATATTCCGTATACCGCTACTACAGCTTATATCAATACGATTCCGGCACACCTGCAAGCCAAGCACCCGGGCAAGCCTAATCTGGAAGAACGTATTCTGGCCTATACCCGCTGGAATGCAGCGGCGATGGTGGTTAAAGCTAATCGTGACGAAGCAGAGCCGGGCGGCCATATTTCTTCATTTGCCTCCGCAGCCACTTTATACGATATCGGCTGGAATCACTTCTGGCATGCGCCTTCAGAAAACCACGGCGGCGACCTGGTTTACTTCCAAGGCCATTCTGCACCAGGCGTTTATGCACGGGCTTTTCTTGAAGGCCGCATTACCGAAGATCAACTGAATAAATTCCGCCGTGAAGTAGAAGGCGGTGGCCTATCGTCCTATCCGCACCCTTGGCTGATGCCTGATTTCTGGCAGTTCCCAACGGTATCGATGGGTCTTGGCCCGCTGATGGCCATTTACCAAGCCCGTTTTATGAAGTACCTCGACGACCGTGGCTTTAAGCAAAAAGGCGATCGTAAAGTTTGGTGCTTCTGCGGCGATGGCGAAATGGACGAGCCAGAATCCTTAGGCGCGATTTCCCTAGCTGGCCGTGAAAAGCTCGACAATCTGATCTTTGTGATTAACTGCAACTTGCAGCGCCTTGACGGCCCAGTACGCGGTAACGGCAAAATCATTCAAGAGTTGGAAGGCGATTTCCGTGGCTCGGGCTGGAATGTGATCAAGGTAGTCTGGGGCACAGGCTGGGATGCCATCCTTGCTCAGGACAAAAAAGGCCTGCTGCAAAAACGCATGATGGAAGTAGTCGATGGTGAATACCAGACTTACAAATCCAAAAACGGTGCTTATGTACGCGAACACTTCTTCGGTGCTTACCCAGAATTGCTCGACTTGGTTGCGGCCATGTCGGATGACGATATCTGGCGTCTGACTCGCGGCGGTAACGATCTTTATAAAGTGTACGCAGCTTATAAAGCCGCTTCCGAGCACAAAAATCAACCGACGCTCTTGCTGGTTAAAACAGTAAAAGGCTTTGGCGTAGGCGCGGCCGGCGAATCACAAAACGTAGCGCACAACACCAAAAAGCTGTCGGACACCGATCTGCTTTACCTGCGTGATCGCTTTAATATCCCGCTGACCGACGAAGAAGCGATTGCTTGCAAATTCTATCGCCCTGCTGACGACAGCCAAGAGCTGAAGCATATGCACGAGCGCCGTTCGGCACTCGGCGGCTTTGTGCCATCCAGAAAGCCAATCGACGAGCCACTGGAAGTACCTGGCTTAGACGCATTACAAGGTTTATTGGGTAGCAGCGGTGAGCGTGAAATGTCCACCACCATGGCCTTTGTTCGTATCTTGAACACCTTGGTTAAAGACAAAAAAATCGGTAACCGCATCGTGCCTATCGTGCCGGATGAATCACGCACCTTTGGTATGGAAGGCATGTTCCGCCAGTTGGGTATTTGGTCACATGTGGGTCAGCTTTACGAGCCACAAGATGCAGACCAACTGATGTTCTACAAGGAATCCAAGACTGGCCAAGTATTGCAGGAAGGGATTAACGAAGCCGGTGCGATGAGCGATTGGATTGCTGCGGCAACCTCCTACGCCAACCACGGCGTCACCATGATTCCGTTCTACATCTACTACTCGATGTTTGGTTTCCAACGTATTGGTGATTTGGCATGGGCAGCGGGCGATTTACGCGCTCGCGGCTTCTTGGTCGGTGGTACGGCTGGCCGCACTACGCTGAACGGCGAAGGCTTGCAGCACCAAGATGGTCACGGCCATCTGTTTGCTGAGTTTATTCCGAACTGCGTGTCTTACGATCCAACCTTCGCTTACGAGCTGGCGGTGATTGTGCAAGACGGTATGCGCCGCATGTATCAAAACCAAGAGAACATCTATTACTACTTGTCAGTAATGAATGAAAACTACAGCCACCCAGCCATGCCAGAAGGCTCGGCCGCAGGCATCCTGCGCGGCATGTATATGTTCCAAGAGGGCGCCAAAGATGCTGCACTGAAAGTGCAGCTGATAGGCTCAGGTACCATCTTCCGCGAAGTGATCGCTGCGGCAGATCTACTGAAAGCTGATTTTGGTATTGATGCTGATATCTGGTCTTGCCCAAGCTTTAACGAACTGCGCCGTGATGGTATGGCGGTTGAGCGTCACAATATGCTTAACCCAATGGCAGCACAGCAAGTGCCTTATGTAACTGAATGCTTGACTGGTCGTACAGGCCCTGTGATTGCGGCTACCGATTACAAACGTGCGTTTGCAGATCAAGTTCGTGAATACGTTCCTGCTAAATACGTTGTGCTGGGTTGCGACGGCTATGGCCGCTCCGATTCACGTAAAGCATTGCGTAGCTTCTTTGAAGTCGATCGCTACCACGTTGCGATCGCTGCACTGAAAGCACTGGCTGACGAGGGCAAAATTCCTGCTGCGAAAGTAGCAGAGGCTCTTGAAAAGTACGGCATTGCAGCCAACCGCCCAGCGCCTTGGACCGTGTAA
- the aceF gene encoding dihydrolipoyllysine-residue acetyltransferase → MSTLIEVKIPDIGGHEGVEVIEVFVKVGDTIEVEQSLITLETDKATMEVPSTHAGVVKEMKIKIGDKASEGSIVLLLEAADTASAAAPAAAPVAAPAPVAAAPAPAAAPVASVASSIEVRVPDIGGHDAVDVIEVFVKVGDVVEKEQSLITLETDKASMEVPSPEAGVVESITLKVGDKISEGGLILVLKGIASSAAAAPVAAAASVAAPTPAPVAAPAPVAAPAAAARTVDEASFKKSHASPSIRSFARELGVDLGRITGTGPKGRILHGDVQAYVKSIMSGQAAAPNAPAATGTGSGLDLLPWPKVDFAKFGPIETKPLSRIQKLSGANLHRNWVVIPHVTFNDECDITELEEFRKSIAKEWEKSGMKLSPLAFIIKAAAEALKAFPTVNASLDGDNLILKQYYNIGFAADTPNGLVVPVIKNVDQKGLKQIAKELTDLSALAREGKLKPTDMQGATFTISSLGGIGGTSFTPIVNAPEVAILGVCKSQVKPIWNGKEFMPRLMCPLSLSFDHRVIDGAMAGRFTVQLGKLLSDIRRLVL, encoded by the coding sequence ATGAGCACATTGATTGAAGTAAAAATCCCCGACATCGGCGGCCACGAGGGCGTTGAAGTGATCGAGGTTTTTGTAAAAGTTGGCGATACCATTGAAGTAGAGCAATCACTGATTACACTCGAAACCGACAAGGCAACGATGGAAGTGCCATCGACCCACGCCGGTGTTGTAAAAGAAATGAAGATTAAAATTGGCGATAAGGCGTCTGAAGGCAGCATCGTTTTACTGCTAGAAGCCGCAGATACCGCCAGTGCAGCAGCACCTGCTGCGGCTCCTGTTGCAGCGCCCGCTCCTGTAGCAGCTGCTCCAGCTCCGGCAGCGGCTCCCGTAGCCAGCGTTGCCAGCAGCATCGAAGTGCGCGTACCGGATATCGGTGGGCACGATGCAGTTGATGTGATCGAAGTATTTGTAAAAGTCGGCGATGTGGTTGAGAAAGAACAATCACTGATCACGCTAGAAACCGACAAAGCCTCGATGGAAGTGCCGTCCCCTGAAGCGGGTGTGGTTGAAAGCATCACGCTAAAAGTGGGCGACAAAATCAGCGAAGGTGGCTTGATTCTGGTACTGAAAGGCATTGCATCATCAGCTGCCGCAGCACCGGTGGCTGCAGCTGCTAGCGTTGCGGCTCCAACGCCAGCTCCAGTTGCAGCACCTGCTCCCGTTGCAGCTCCCGCAGCAGCAGCGCGTACAGTTGACGAAGCCAGCTTCAAAAAATCCCACGCATCGCCTTCGATTCGCAGCTTTGCTCGTGAATTGGGCGTTGATCTGGGCCGCATCACCGGCACAGGGCCTAAAGGCCGTATCTTGCATGGCGATGTACAAGCTTATGTGAAATCGATTATGAGCGGCCAAGCTGCAGCGCCAAATGCGCCCGCAGCAACAGGCACAGGCTCTGGCCTTGATCTGCTGCCTTGGCCAAAAGTCGATTTCGCCAAATTTGGCCCTATCGAAACCAAGCCGCTAAGCCGTATTCAGAAGCTATCTGGCGCCAATCTGCACCGCAACTGGGTAGTGATTCCACACGTCACGTTTAACGACGAATGCGATATCACCGAGCTGGAAGAATTCCGCAAATCCATAGCTAAAGAGTGGGAAAAGAGCGGCATGAAGCTCTCGCCACTGGCCTTTATTATTAAAGCCGCGGCTGAAGCGCTGAAAGCCTTCCCTACCGTTAACGCCAGCCTCGATGGCGACAATTTGATCTTAAAACAGTATTACAACATCGGCTTTGCTGCTGACACGCCAAATGGCTTGGTTGTACCTGTTATCAAAAATGTCGACCAAAAAGGCCTGAAGCAAATCGCCAAAGAATTGACCGACCTTTCCGCCTTAGCGCGTGAAGGAAAGCTCAAGCCGACCGATATGCAAGGCGCAACCTTTACCATTTCTAGCCTTGGCGGCATTGGCGGCACTAGCTTTACGCCTATCGTCAACGCCCCTGAAGTGGCGATTCTTGGCGTGTGTAAATCACAAGTTAAGCCGATCTGGAATGGCAAAGAATTTATGCCACGCCTGATGTGCCCGTTGTCGCTCTCCTTCGATCACCGCGTCATCGACGGCGCAATGGCCGGCCGCTTCACCGTGCAACTCGGCAAGCTCCTAAGCGATATCCGCCGCTTGGTGTTGTAA
- the pgi gene encoding glucose-6-phosphate isomerase: MPNLTQSPAWLALEEHFKEVSPLHLRDLFNDDPQRFEQFSIESGGLFFDYSKNRITAKTMTLLMDLARQSGLEDRIKAMFSGQKINTTENRAVLHTALRNLDKHPLMVDGEDVMPKVNAVKEKIGIFSDKVRSGEWLGYTGKAITDIVNIGIGGSDLGPLMVCQALKDYGHKRLKMHFVSTVDGDQVISTLAELNPETTLFIISSKTFTTQETLTNARTSRAWFVKASGDEKHIAKHFVAVSTNAKAVSEFGIDINNMFEFWDWVGGRYSLWSAIGLPIAIYLGKHNYQDLLHGAYTMDQHFCSKPLEQNLPVIMGMLGVWYINFFGASTQLISPYNQSLYRFPAYLQQLDMESNGKTVDLNGKRVNYRTGPVVWGDTGINGQHAYYQLLHQGSQIVPVDFIATIEHPDIPEPHNTILMANVFAQTEAFLRGKNEGEVRAELDKQGITGEAQDALVPHKVFEGNRPTNTILMQRLSPRRLGALIALYEHKVFVQGTVWNINSYDQWGVELGKQLAKAIEADLTTPGLTTNHDASTNGLVNYYKRNTPR; encoded by the coding sequence ATGCCTAACCTCACACAATCGCCAGCGTGGCTTGCTCTGGAAGAGCACTTCAAAGAAGTGTCCCCTTTGCATTTACGTGATCTGTTTAACGACGATCCGCAACGCTTTGAGCAGTTTTCTATTGAATCGGGCGGCCTGTTTTTTGATTACTCAAAAAACCGCATTACCGCCAAGACCATGACTTTGCTGATGGATCTGGCCCGTCAGTCTGGCTTGGAAGATCGCATTAAAGCGATGTTTTCCGGGCAAAAAATCAATACCACAGAAAACCGTGCCGTTTTGCACACCGCCCTGCGTAATCTAGACAAACACCCGCTGATGGTTGATGGCGAAGATGTCATGCCCAAGGTCAATGCCGTTAAAGAAAAAATCGGCATTTTCTCGGATAAAGTACGTTCGGGTGAATGGCTGGGTTACACCGGCAAAGCGATTACCGATATTGTCAATATCGGGATTGGCGGCTCAGATCTTGGCCCGCTGATGGTTTGCCAGGCGCTCAAAGATTACGGCCATAAACGCCTGAAGATGCACTTTGTTTCGACGGTCGATGGTGATCAGGTTATTTCTACATTAGCCGAACTTAATCCAGAAACCACACTCTTTATTATTTCATCCAAAACATTTACCACTCAGGAAACACTGACCAATGCCCGCACATCGCGTGCATGGTTTGTAAAAGCCTCGGGTGATGAAAAACATATTGCCAAGCATTTTGTGGCTGTTTCGACCAATGCCAAGGCAGTCAGCGAATTCGGCATTGATATCAACAATATGTTTGAATTCTGGGATTGGGTCGGTGGCCGCTATAGCCTATGGAGCGCGATTGGTTTACCGATTGCTATTTATTTGGGCAAACATAATTACCAGGATCTTCTTCATGGTGCATACACCATGGATCAGCATTTCTGCAGTAAACCATTAGAGCAGAATTTACCGGTGATTATGGGGATGCTCGGTGTTTGGTATATCAATTTCTTTGGTGCCAGCACCCAGCTTATTTCGCCTTATAACCAATCGCTTTATCGATTCCCAGCTTATTTACAACAGCTGGATATGGAATCAAACGGTAAAACGGTTGATTTGAATGGCAAACGCGTGAACTATCGCACCGGGCCTGTTGTATGGGGCGATACCGGTATTAACGGGCAGCACGCTTATTACCAGTTATTGCATCAGGGCAGCCAAATCGTACCCGTCGATTTTATTGCCACCATAGAGCATCCGGATATTCCTGAGCCGCACAATACCATTCTGATGGCCAATGTATTTGCCCAGACAGAAGCATTTTTGCGCGGTAAAAATGAAGGAGAAGTCCGGGCAGAATTAGATAAACAAGGCATTACCGGCGAAGCACAGGATGCTTTAGTTCCACATAAAGTATTTGAAGGCAATCGCCCGACTAACACCATCTTAATGCAGCGTTTATCACCGAGGCGTTTAGGTGCACTGATTGCCCTGTACGAGCACAAAGTGTTTGTACAAGGCACGGTCTGGAATATTAATTCCTATGACCAATGGGGTGTAGAACTCGGCAAGCAATTGGCAAAAGCCATCGAAGCCGATTTAACTACCCCTGGCTTGACCACTAACCACGATGCTTCGACCAACGGTCTGGTGAATTATTACAAGCGAAATACTCCCCGTTAA